The following nucleotide sequence is from Juglans microcarpa x Juglans regia isolate MS1-56 chromosome 6D, Jm3101_v1.0, whole genome shotgun sequence.
aaaattaatataacatttgatacatataaattttaattttataacatgaaattaatataaaataaaggtttaattttaaacatgaacattactattaagttattaatataaacctacttttaatattatatttaatatagaacaattatacttatcatcctcacacactaTACACttcatttatttcaattttttttcattattcttataataagtatgtaatatatgaatgataagtagaacaaatcaattagtttaacaagaataaaattaaataaaaaataattttaaaatatgtaaagtatgtgatatgagatgatgagtagcatccctcatatatatatatatataaaatacatatcaaagataaatacattttataacatgctaaattagaatatatattcttttttataaataaatttccacacgtttggttatatatatacttatataaaaagtgTATCGTCtaacttatatagacaatagtGAAATTCAATACCATATAACGGGCCAGCAGCAGCATCCAAGTCCAAAACttcaaaacggcgtcgtttggtgAAACGGTTCCAACATGCTGCCACAATCTAAttaaaacggcgtcgtttttaAGAAGTAACGACGCCGTTGGTATGTGTGGTTGGACTTAGGTTACCCGTCCTCCCCCCGCGACCTCACTTCCCCAGTTCCCCAGTTCCTCTCTCACTCTGACACTCACGCAGCCGCTCTCTCACTCTGTGCGGCCGTCACAGACTCACAGGCTACAGCCCGTCGCCTTCGGCCACCATTAGTTTCTGATTTCTGTCAATGGGTTCGAAGATCCATGAGCGACTTATTCTTTCCGACAGCGAGAACATTGCCATGTAAAGCCTCACGAATAATACGATGTCGGAGCCGTTTTGCCTCTCAACAGCACAACGTCTGTGATCGGCGAGGAGGAGCGGAGCGCCACTTCTTTTCTTATCATAGTAACCgtaaatctctctctccctccctctctctctctctctctctctctctctctctctctctctctctcacacacacacacttttgGTTCTCCAAAAAGTGTTTGTAAAAAGGCGGCAGAGCAGGAGCAATAAAAAGCATTTGGTGGATGTAGTGTTCGTGAAAATGCTGCAATGAAACTTACATATAGAGAACGAAGTGGCTCAGCTTGCTCTGTGTCAGAAACCTCAACGTGGTGCATGTACCATTTGAGTTATGATTTCATAACCTCGTGTACTTggtgaagaaaataataattgtttcattctggaaataaaatatcattggCCACGTAATATTTTCGGTCTTGTTAATCAGCGTAAAACGGTTTTTGTTTAATGGTCTGATACTCCGCCTGATCGGATGAGGTACGTGAAACCGTTGAACTTGTTCCGTGATCTGGTCAAGTCGAACGTGGAAACACGGGGTCGTTTGCTTGGTTTAGATGTGGGTGAAAAGTATGTCGGGCTAGCTGTTTCAGACCCTCATAATAAAACTGCCTCACCTCTAAGGTATGATATTTCTTTTGCTCGCTGACAAGACCTTGAAACTGTGCTATTTCTTTTGCTTGCTGACAAGACCATGAAACTGTGCTATTTCTTTTGCTTGCTGACAAGACCATGAAACTGTGCTTGAAAGAATCATTGGTAATTTTTCACAGTGTGGTCTGGTTTATTTTCTATGTACCTGGGGTTAGTAAATTTCGAAGCTGCTACTTGTGTTGACTTCTGTATAATTTTTGCATGCCCATTAAAATTTGAAgctttttgaattttaaagttCCAATTTTCGTTACTGTTCCTTGGCACATTGGAGCTACCTGATATTAAATTTCCCATCCCTCTTCAGGTCTCCTCcgttttcattgtttttttagATTTCTAGTTGAATATTTAGttaaacccctaggggttgcctcaagtggtaaaggccttgggcttggagGTATGCTcccccaagtctaaggttcaaattcccttaggtgcaaacaatttctcaGGGCCGCTGGGCTGggagatttttcccttgatttaTCTGaagtgcacttgtgggaaattCCTTGCCGAAAGCCTGTGTACCCTTGAGATTAGTTGGGATGCTGTTCCCAAACACCCATGcggattaaaaaaatatttaattacattttcttccttgttataaATGTCCTTTATCTTTGGTGCTGCAGTGTCTTGGTAAGGAAACAACCAAAGATTGATCTAATGATCAGTGACTTTCAGAGTCTGGTGAGTGATgtcttttatttcctttcatttttgtttttaagttggACTTATGCCAGTATTATCAACTTGGAGGAAGAGTTTAAATCGAAACAATTTTCTAagttatattaaataatagtgtaTATAATCAAAAGGACTATGATTATTTAACTACTGTGGAATAACAAGTTGAATCTTCTTGTTATGATATCATAAGTAGTATTTTCTCTTGAACCTTTCTCTTACTGCTTGAAGCTCCCTATCTAGGTACAGTGAGTATTTATGTTGTGTGATGTTGAACTTTGAGCTGTCTTCAGTCCAGTGTCAGAATGATAACAGCTTCTTCTGTTCATACACAGATCTCTGAACTTTCTCTGGTGGGGTTTATTGTCGGCGATACTTCCAACAAAATACACGGCTATGGCAATGTGGGTTTTCATCTTGAGTCGTAAAAAGGGATTCTTGTTCTTTTCCtgattgcattttatttttccactttGTTCAGACTGTGCAAGTGAAGCTTTTCATCGATGATCTCTGCAAAACGGGGAAACTTGAATGCTTAAAGTATACTTATTGGGACGAGAATTTTTCATCAAAGGTAGGTTCATATATCTATATTGGTTATTagaggaagttttttttttttttagtaagtatTTATATTCCTGATATGAGCATTGCTGTCTATATAGAGCACATGCTTTTAATCAATCTATTGATAGCACCTAGATGGTACCTTGCGTCAATCCACTGGCATGATTATTACATGAGGGTTCTAATTTTCCTTGCTGAACTGTTGGAAGCGTCGTGATACCTGGACAATACCCTCAGAGTTTGAAGAAGGATAAGTCAAAGAGTGTGATTTTAGATAGGAGCAGAAAAGAAGTCGTGCCTGATCCTGATTAGTTGATGGGGGATCCATAGCTGACCAAAATGTGATTTTAGGTGGATAGAGTTGAGTATTATTTGACTGGCTATTGAAAACCCAGTCTTTGCCTAGTATATGGTAATTAAACTGCCAACCAAAATTGGAAAATTATTATGACATATTCTGGATCTCACTTTTAGCTTAATGTCAAATAGTGCCTATTTGGGTTCCCGTAGGAGtcttaaaaagtgcttaaatagccttaaaaactctttaatgaaaaaaattagattgtttgggtgttacatattaaagtgcttttaatctcaaataagctaaaaagtatgtttgaggaaaaacattatttttgtgtttttcctCAAACGTGCTTTTCCGGATAATGCAGAacgtaattcgaattttaaaaagactgtcaATGGACgaaaatactcatacaattttaagataattacaactttcaaactttcaaggaTATTGTCATAATCtttgaaaattcaaataatcgttATTTCTACCTCATAAatcactttttaaatttgtttctaaacaaacgtaacatgtttgaaaatactttaaacatatggttaccaaacagtaaataacttttttataatagaatttattacttaagttataagctTTAAGCCCTAAAGCTATAAGCTATAATTCCTTccgcaatcccaaacatgcaGTTAATTAAAGTTCATTTTACCGTTTTCAGAGCGTGGACTTTCTGTTAAAGCCTCTGGATTTGCATCCAGTTATCGCAAAGACAACAATTGACAAGTTTGCTGCTGCTGGAATACTCCAGGTAATGATCATTATTCTCAAATGCTTCATAAAAATCAATTGGTTCAGTATGTTTTACATATTTGACACACAAGTCATCGATGTAAAACACACAGGCTCCCTTCAATTCCTATATAAAGCACAATGGACTCATCTATAAGCTGTATTAATAGTCATTATAAATTACATATACATTCAATATTTGCCCTGGTAGGGTAGAGACTTACATATTAACAGTCATTGTAACTTGTAATCCGGCTGAGAGAGAACTTTATCATGATGAAAGTTTTTCATATCTTGCTTTTAGAACTTTCATCATTCAGGATTTTTATGATATTCTGAAATTAAATAGACAACGTCCGAGGGTATTTAtgcaagttttaaaaaaataattttaagttaatttaAGAAGATCAGTCGTTTATTTAAAATGTAGTGATGGCATCTACTTATATGTTGGCGTTTTTGGTTATGCAGGGGTACCTAGATTATTTTAACAGGAAGATGAAGTTGGAAGCGGCAGAGTAAGATGTTTCCAAATGGATATGATTGTATTGTTATTTTCATGGACAAATGTACATGAATACTGCATGTACTCATAACAAACTGCTAACTTATCGAACATCTAGTGTAGTGAAGATGGATACAAAACCGCGTGGATCATTCAAATCTTTCCACCCTTCGAGTTCTTCGCATATTTTGCTATTGAATTATACCATTTCATGTGCAGGTATgggcatatatatttatatatatatatatatatatatatatattataagcttCTCCCCAAACGTATGCCAATGTAGTTCTACTAgcaccaatattttttttttcaaaaattaaaataaaatatgaaaacagtgagaaataattaaatcgtataacactttaaaattataattataaaaatatattaaaaataccaagctgaaaaaaaaaaaaaaaaaaaagtaggggaGGGGAGGAGACTATCTGTGGCATGCGCAGTTTAGAATCGGGCTGCCAATACGGGATGTCGCTGCGAGGACCACCCTTAGATTCGTCATCTATTTCTAATTCAAGTAACAAAAACCAAGAACTTCTTcgtaaagaataagaaaatttctaccatgaataattctacttacTATTTTTACACCATacattacatatatttttttttatcttcttcttcttcttttttttttctctctctctcttaataaatatgtgatgtagGGATGATgtgtagaataattcaattagtttaattgatataaaataaataaaaattttaaaaaattaaaacatgtttGGTGTGTGGCGGTGGATGATATGTAACAAAGCTccttaataaatatgaaaaattctacttatcatccttaCATGTTCACACATGTTTATTGGATAATGTACTTTTCAAACATAAACTAtcgatctttattttttattttttcattttttatcctaAACTATCAAAGCTTATTTGACATCTAAAACCTatgtttcaatttaaaattgaaactcTTGATAATTTCGTATGCAAagtaaaaatcaaataataatttataggTAAAAGATGTGATCTCTCAaattacatgtaaaaaaaaaaaaaaaattattcgatACCAGGAGACTTGACTAATTAAATTGAGTGATGCTTGTAAATCGACGCAATAGCCATGGGCTATGATCTGTGTGTATATACTCCAACCAACTATTGGGTGATCTTCggataataaaatgagatgaggtgagatgaaagttaaaagttaaataaaatattattaaaatattaatttttaatattattattattttaaaattttaaaaaattataatattgagaagagataaaataattcttttatatatatatatatatatatatatacaaatggAGCCTAATATGCTTGTAGACCCACGcaaacaacaataaatattataaaaaatatatcatttggCCATCTTTTTCTACTTTTAGCCTTAGAATCTCCAGCTACTAGTAATAGAAACGATTTCATAATCATGACGCAAAGATAACTACTAATTATTGAAATCCACCGCGGTGAAAAATTATAGAGCTACCGAGAGTTAGGTCCCACGTTGCCCcgatttttttttggattttttttcttatttacttATGCtttaaattagatgagataaaatcttttattaaaatttaaataaaatattattataatataattttttaatataatttttattttaaaattttaaaaatttaaattatttattatattttatgtaggagtttgagaaagttataataattatatgagatgagatagtttgattttgtgtaacaaACTAGCATGTGAtgaaagaagtattttttaataatattataattttttttttttaaatatttgaggctataaaaaaaaatcatttgaactTTTCGAGATCGATCCTTGGACTACACCCTCGCGGTGGGTGAGCACTAATCTTCCATGATacccatataataaaataaaataaaataaaaccatttgATGATCATCACCAGCTACAAATagcaattttcttataaatcacTTGTGAAAGAAATTATAACCATTTCATAATCATGCATGGCATGCAGAAACCCATATTTCGGAGATAGCCAACTGTAACTATTCCTATATTTGTAGGTGCCGGTTCTAAATCTTCGGCATCCTTTATTCCAGCAATGACAAAACCATCTTTCATCTGGCTGCCATGCTCAAATGCTGCTAACTAAATCTGTACAAAGAACTTGAGGCCCTGATCAACACTATCGTTTATGTCCAAATACACTAGCTCCTCAGCTGCTACGTTAAAACCACCCAAACAAACATAATCTTAAGCATTACTGGCCACTACACTCTGCTCATGCCAATAAATATATCTCCCTTCACTCCAATTATTTGCAATATTCACCTCTGATTTAGTGGATATTGATGCACATGATAACCATGGCTAATTTGCGAGGAAACGAGACTGCCATTCTCTGCAGGCGCTTTGCATTGCTTCTAGTCATTGTCATGTTCTTCGCTCCTACTGCTAGTGTTGCTAAGAAAACGAAGATCGATAGCTTGGAAATGAACGTGATTGATCGGTGCTGGAGATGGAACCCGGATTGGAGAAGGAACAGGCCGCAACTTGCGACATGCTCAGTGGGTTATGCAGGGAAGATGACTAATAATATTGGAAAGGGCCTCACACGATACGTGGTAACTGATCCGAGCGACAACCCGCTAAAGCCCAAGCCGGGGACCCTAAGATATGGAGTAACCATGCTCAGAGGGAAAAAATGGATCACATTCCGAAGGAACATGCGCATCCAACTTGAAAAACCACTTCTCATTGGTAGTTTCACAGCCATTGATGGTCGAGGTGTTGAAGTTCACATTGCGGGTAAAGCATGCTTGATGATCTATAAGGTACG
It contains:
- the LOC121268786 gene encoding putative pre-16S rRNA nuclease — protein: MRYVKPLNLFRDLVKSNVETRGRLLGLDVGEKYVGLAVSDPHNKTASPLSVLVRKQPKIDLMISDFQSLISELSLVGFIVGDTSNKIHGYGNTVQVKLFIDDLCKTGKLECLKYTYWDENFSSKSVDFLLKPLDLHPVIAKTTIDKFAAAGILQGYLDYFNRKMKLEAAE